The genomic interval AGTAGACTAGAATTACGTAAATGCAAGTCTCACATGTGGGCACAAGAAAGCATTATGtactatttttcatttcttatttatctATGACTATATACATGTCCTTTTACAGTTAGCTAGCTAGCCTCTATCTAAACTTCAATCGgttcaaaataattgaaaaggtGTACGATGCATGCAATTTGCAGGAACCAcatttctgtaatactaagTGGTGATAAAACAGGAAGGCTAATGAAGTATGACCCAGCAACAAAACAAGTAACTGTTCTTCTTGAGAATCTCTCATTTCCAAATGGGGTGGCTTTGAGTGAAGATGGCAACTACATATTACTTGCAGAGACAACAAGCTGCAGAATTCTAAGGTATTGGCTAAAAACATCGAAAGCCGGAACAATAGAAATTGTCGCTCAACTCCCAGGGTTTCCAGATAACGTAAAAAGAAGCCCCAGAGGAGGATTTTGGGTTGGTATACATTCGAGAAGGAAAGGGATCTCTAAATTGGTTCTTTCATTTCCTTGGATAGGAAATGTTCTGATTAAACTACCGATTGACATTGTTAAAATTCATTCAAGTTTGGTTAAGCTAAGTGGGAATGGTGGAATGGCTATGAGGATAAGTGAACAAGGGAATGTATTGGAGATTTTGGAAGAAATAGGTAGAAAGATGTGGAGATCTATTAGTGAAGTTGAAGAGAAAGATGGGAATTTGTGGATTGGATCAGTTAATATGCCTTATGCAGGCTTATACAAATATTCATCTTAACGATAATTTTCGAAGATAATATCTGATCAGCAAACTCTTCACCGGACGTCCGCACAAGATAAAATGTGAAGCTGATGTTTTACGCTATCGTTTATCGCTTTTGCAATGGcgaaaataattttggtaaaCAGTAAAATACTGaaacttatattatatttcgTGAGGACAGCTTAGAAGAGAATTtgcacataataataataataattctttagcaaaaattttccatttagaattaaaattaagggtGACTTTACAgcgttgtaaaataattaaaaagatagattatgatattgtaaactcgtgttgaattttaatctcttattttaattttgaacatAAAACTGACTCAATTCTGTATTAAGGATATTCTCACTTTaacatttaatataaatacagtaacaataaaaaatctctACATAGCAAGTaatattagaataaattaatgtattaaatacaataacaacagaaggaaagaaaagaaaaaagaaaaattcacaCTACACATTTACAAGCAAACTCTCGAATTCCACtgttttaacaaaaattaaaataatcaaatttggTATATACTTTTTAATTCTATTCGATTTATTTCACGTTGATTTTCGTGGGGCATGTATGCCAATAATACAGAAAACAATAGACTTTTTCTGATTTCAAATAGCAAATTCTTAACCACGTATTGCAGATCGAGTCTATGGTCTTTGTCCTTGTTTCCGAATTGTCAACTTTATGCATGTGGCTAAAATGAACTGAGCCAAGAATGCCACAAATTCTGTACATCACTTTTTCCACGTATTTTTCATGTCACATCTTATCTTAATTGCCCATAACATGAAGTTACAACACGaggaatttattattatttataattaagaaaaatattttttatcaggattaaggaaaaataaattaactgtTGTGAATATCCACCTTGGAACATAGAAACAGCATCATGGAGCTGATGCTGATGGGGACCAGAAGATGAGGATGAAATGCTGATTCTTGCTAGCCTAGCTGTTACATAATTAACTTTAATCATTCaaacaactttttttcttttctttttcttttcttattttcttcaaagGCTTGAGtagataaaatcaaatttgttaaCCCAACTTTTTCAGGATCTATACCACGAATTCATTTGAAAATCGTTCAAATAAACCCTTAAAAGCgaatttactttttctattaaaCATTAAAGTTAGCTTacatgtaatatttttattaaagaaaggTTTAAGAATCTGTGAAATGAATGTATAAGATAGAAATAATGAAACAAGCCAACAACTGTTTGCTTaggaatttttcaaaaaacaaatatatatatatatatctaatgCCACAAGTAGTTTTAAATAATGTCCAACATTGATGTTTTTCGTAGCATTAAAGTAgtctaaataaaaatctattcCATACACAAGTTGCAACATCATCCACGTTATAGAATCATTAATTTCGTCATCATCGTGTGATGCTCCATACTCTCTCCATCCATGTGTTTTTGTTCTCTtccatcatcattatcatcatgattattattattagtttactTTACTTGTCTCGCATTcgagatattaataaaaaataaaaaaataataggttctatgaaaataaaaaataacggaaaattattattgtactatttttattttatcttatgttCATTCaatcattataaaattctaacatatattttgcaccatatttctttttatatttgtatcaactagccatttttacattaatattattaaataattttaataaaatgataattttatcccaaataaattaaaagaccattttattttataaaaactttaaaaaaattataatcataaaaatatccctaaatttaataaaaataaatctcaaaattagaatttttatttttaataaaaattattttaatataaaattataattatagaaataattgcaaaattttgggatttaataaaaatcccctaaattattaaaattttaggatttattcttttaagaaataaattcagctattttaataaaattttacaaaattataattttttaataaataaattcatttatttttattaaaattttgtaaaactataattttaataaaaataattattaaaattttgtaaaatctaaatttagtaaaaatcagttgagcacctctatttgggatttatttttattaaatttagggatatttttataattataatttttaattttaaaagtttttataagataaaatagtcttttaatttatttggaggtaaaattttcattttattaaaattatttaatagtgttaatgCAAAAGTAGCTAGTTGATACAAAAGAAAGGTGATGCAAAGtacatgttagaattttgtagtggttggatgaacataaggcaaaataaaggtagtgcaatgataatttcccaaaaataaaatatcatatggacctattttgtttttgagaaattgTTAGTATCTACGGAACacattagaatttaaaatctattagGAATTTAAAGCATACATTTTATAGTGCAGCATGAGATGGAGGTAGTAAAATGGGTTATGATACGGATACTACACTTTTCCATATTCATGTTACAAATATTGATAGgattattaaatgagttgATAAGAAATGACATGATATGTAACTATTTCGTATTCTAGTTGGACTAACTTAGAATGATTACACATTTATGACACAAATACCAATTAATatatagaatattaaaaaaaactaatgtaTATACTGAacactaaattaataattcttgttGTATTCATATTGTgttataaaacttatttatgttatatttatgtCATACTAACTTATTTAtcacttatttttacaattaatattgatatatttgttattttaattttttttgttttaaatgtgTAAACatatcaatataaataaaacaattaatgaacaGTTCTattcatattttgaagttcGAACACGATTAATAAATGTATcgtatttatatttacttaaatttgacaCCGTGAAAATAAGCCATGACATGATTTTACGAAATGGCACCCCCAATCTGAAAGTTTTTCTCgcaatagtaaaaaaattcgTCTAAAATCTGTATTGTAAAATAAtgccaaatttaaaaatcgTTGCATAAGTACATGGAGAAATATCAAtccttattaaaatttaagaaaattcgCGCCGTAAGAAGGTTGAACCCACGCGCACATAGTTGATAAGAGTGATTATTTGGGGAACAGAAATGGGTCCCACATAGAAACGGTAGTCTGCCACATCATCTCTTTCGTGTCCTTGCTTCTCAGCTTGATAATTGATATCAACCCGCCACCTGGGTTCGTAGTACTTAGTACGTCATCACTTTCGTTTCCTTGCTCCGCAGCTTGAAATTACGAatgcataaatttttaattcaaaattatataaatgtaCTTTTTAGTCAATTGTAATCCAATTTATTTGACGatgttgtttttgtaaaatggcaagaatgattttatttttcttagatATGAAATAATTTCCATGATTGTgccatttataaaaaaaaaaaaaaagaattgtaggttcttcatgtttcttttgaaaaataaaaggcaTATTTCAAAGATTGTGATGCAAAgcaagaattttgaaaatttttaactagattgaaatttatatattttagaaattttttaattaatgaatattcTAATTACCTATTTAGTGTTTTTATTTAGGAGcttttttttaagttgtaaTTCTATTAGAGaagagttttaaatttaagttaaatatGTGTCTTTCTAATTTGAGAGAGagtgaattaattattattaaatttcagttTCAAACTCTATgtaaattttgagcttttattatttctcaatattCTGTAGAATCATAACCTAGATTCggcaattcaaaaaaaaaaaaaacctagattccggactttttttttcagttaatgTGAAGCCTaatatatttcattatttttagaaattaaaaatagcaCTATGGATATCAGATAATTAGAGGTATTTGTTTTGGCCAAGTATTAATATACGtagttatttgttttttataagtatctatatatatccatagatgattttcaaaaaataattaaaaggaaaaagaaaaaataaatttacattatCTTATATAATGAACATGATTATTTAGGctctatatttaaaaaattattaaaattttaattaaaaacattaataattgaCAAAATTTATGGTAGTAACACGTGGCAGAATGTAAGATGGTGGGGCATCAAATTTGTCAGCCTTGTGGTGTTAAATAAGTTTCATTCTCCTCCTTGGGCTTGGCAATCACTTCCAGACAAACACTCAGTCCTAAAATTAAAGCCAAACAGAAGCTGAAAAATGCATCATAAGATCAACGAATGAAGTTGAGGAATGGCTCTAATGGCAACGACAGTAAGAACCAAACTCCGTAGACTCATTGCAAGTGCTAGTAATCGCAGCAATGGCtcaatctcaatctcaatctGCCGCCAGTTATCTTCGGCGACGGAAGCAGCAGAGGCCGTTGGATCAAGAGGCGTGGTGGGTTTGGGGGTATTTGGATTGAAAGACTATGAAGATTATAGGCGTTCTCTTTATGGAGACATCACACATAAAGCTTTGCTCGTTGACGCTGCTGGTACTCTCCTTGTTCCTTCTCAGCCCATGGCCCAGGTAATGAGAATGAATTGCcttttctgtttctttatttttttttaaaatttttctatcttatttatttataacattattaatctttttttttttaaattttgtagatATATAGAGAGATTGGAGAGAAGTATGGTGTTGCCTACTCTGAGGCTGAGATATTGAACAGATACAGAAGGGCTTATGAGCAGCCATGGGGAGGATCTCGTCTCAGGTCCTTTCTATTTCCAttttctccaatttttttatatttatttattacatatttcttactgtttttttttttccaacaaaaCCCACTTTACTAGATACTAGTCGCATTTTTGGAATTCTACTTTTTTGACCTTCATGATTTGACAAAAAGGTGAAATTAGTTTCACTTTCTACAGAAATAGTAACCAAGCAAAAGTAAtctgtttgattttaatttgtaaaattgggcttttttattttttattttaaaggttagtatgaTCATTAATCATTAAATTGGTGGGTTATGTGTCTGCATCTCATTTCCCTGTTCCTTTAATTAATGGCTTTAGTTGTTATTTCCAATTTAAGACACTTCACTTTTTTGGCCAACAGTCACCAACCTGATGTGGAAGGTAGAATGAAGATGTAAATTTGCAATTATTGAGTTAATCTTCTTAGTAAATTCATGATCTGTGACAGATTTGTGATATAGAAATATCTAAAATTCATCGGAGATTTTTCCTTGCTGATGCATGACACAGGCATGAAGTCTTTTTTACTTATAACCTGAAAATCTATTGATGAATGTATCCAGTTACAAATCAATTAGTGGCCTAATCTGAAAGTCGCAATATGAACCTCATTTCTTAAGACATTATGAATCCTGAAGGCTTTTATATCATCTGAAtgatatatttggaaaatcatCGAGGAATTGAATCTGATAGAAAATTTTCCGTATGTTCTTTGTTAGCAGCTTTTGCTGTTTAACTGCTTTGATGTATTATCTGAACAATCCCATTCAATTGATAAAACTTATTCGATTCAGTGAACAGTAAAGTCGAAGTTAAAATCATGCTGAGATAAACCTGCTCATAGTTGCTCCATAGTTCATGTAAAATGATTATGTTTAGTATTGCATAgtatccttttattttccaCACGTATTTCCATTAGTATCTTTGGAAATTATTTTGCagtaaatctttttttctctttcattatttttttttggtttcctCATATTTAGATTactaaaaacaattttttcactctgtcatttttataataggtTTCTTGATGTCCTTATTTCTCTTGTAAACAACCAAACCTAGGagctcccttttttttttcagcttgATCCCAAACTTGTAAAAGATAATATACTCAGCATTACATATCATATACTCATTATTACTTTCCATGTCTTAGTGAAGAAGAGAGTTGACAAATCCATGTCTGTTGTACCCATCCCTTCTCTTCAAGTTAGTCAACATAACGTCACAAACTGATATGAGGTAGCACatatttggaaataaatattaaattcagtCCTTCATGTCCTATGTCAACCATAAAATTTTGCTACTCTTTGTTTAGtctttaaaaagattattttttcccttttgatTGGTGGtttgactattttctttcAACTTATTGCAGATATGTGAATGATGGGAGACCCTTCTGGCAATTTATAGTTAGTTCGTCGACTGGTTGTTCAGATTCCCAGTATTTTGAAGAACTTTATAACTACTATACCACTGAAAAGGTAAAATGGTCATGGTTTCCCTTcctttttgtgaatttttgcAGTGCAAGCATGATTACTGATAGTTCTATTAATTTTCCTTGCTTCTTTGTTAATCTTTGAAAGGCATGGCACCTCTGTGATCCTGAAGCTGAAAAGGTATTTAAGGCTATCAGAAAAGCAGGAGTCAAATTGGCTGTTGTGTCAAACTTTGATACTCGGTTAAGACCTGTGTTGCGAGCTCTAaattgtgatcattggttcgaTGCTGTTGCAGTGTCAGCTGAAGTAAGTGAATTATTGAGACCTATTGATATTTCAAAAGTGATTTGAGTCAAAAGTCAAGCATGTGAGAATGTGCTCATTTTTCTTCCTGTCACTCattgcaattgaaaaaatCGCTTTGCCAGGTCCCATGTAAAAGATTCCTTGGTTTTCTATTTGATGGACTTGGTTTTACAATATACCCTGAACTTcagtgaaattattttgtttaagaaaatttactaataaaactaatatttacatGATTCCCTTTTAACTTACATTTAACCAGTgatatgatttatatattgaCACTTCTTTTATAAACAGGTTGAAGCAGAGAAGCCAAATCCAACAATATTCCTAAAAGCCTGTGATTTGTTGGGAGTAAAACCTGAGGATGCTGTACATGTAGGGGATGATCGTAGGAATGATGTGTGGGGTGCCAGGGATGCAGGTTGTGATGCTTGGCTTTGGGGAAGTGATGTCCACTCCTTTAAGGAGGTATGCTGTCATTTCAAAtagaaagaagggaaatagaGTGAGAGAGCTAGTAAGGATCAGAGCATAGCATgcatgtatttattaattattattactttctGGAAACTGAGTGCATGTTGTTGTGTCTAATATAATTCGTGGTCAAGCACTGTTGGTACTCAACATTATCAGTGTTATATGTTATCTTCATCATATTTCTTGGTATGCTGTTGTTGACATCGCCAAATGAACATCATTCATTGTAGcatttaaatgttaaatcaaatcaagttAGCTGAGCGAACTTGATCATCAAATTGCAATCTTCTTTTATGTTGGCATTAATCGACTGTGTATACGGTCTTATGATTTTTCTGATTCAGGTTGCTCAAAGGATAGGGGTCAAAGTTTAAGAGAAGGCTGATCTTAACCGACCGCTCAGAAGAATGCTTTATGTACAGGTTTGTTTGAGCTTTTGGTGAGAGATCTGTGTATATTCTGCATCGGACGGATGTGGGAACAGACTAGATAGGACTGGTTGTAGTAAGACAAACTTCAGCTtgtttatgtaataaataatttacaatttcaGCATCCAACTGAAGAATGCTCTGTTTAGTATAGCTTATCAAATAGAGCTTAtttaagtagagtttttatttgtagagcttttatttgtaatttctaCGAAATCAACATCCAACTGAAAAATGCTCAGTTTAGCATAGCTTTTCAAATggagtttatttaattagagtttttatttgtaaagcttttataagtagagttttaaccaaaatatttaagtttgattgttaatgagagcttttatttaaatttgtaaatttattttaatagataaattttttaaagttactagtagaggtaaaataattcatttaatccCAAAAGCACTATTTAAAATacaaccaaataaaattaaaaatttttaaaatagtttataaaattaaataaacacttatgGTTATTAAATATggttattaaatgagtcatattttaatcatgtattaaattcttgttctTTTCGTTTTTAGTTTCACGCATGTATTCTTCACCctcatgattttattttatttttttagtactaCTCAAGGGCGTGTTTGGCACCCAGCATTACACCTCATTATAATcttgtattgtattaaattaatacaatattatGTTTGGCGAAAATTAACACGGTATTAGACCACATAAAATTACTGTTGTAATACACCATATACCGCATAAAATCAACCCGTGGGGGAGTCGGAATTACGCCTCACTGCGTTAGAAGGagaaaaagagggaaaaaaaaaaagaaaaatgaaggagGCGAAGAAAGGAGAAATGTTTGCAACAAGAACCAGATGCCCACAACCACCATCTCCGACGAACATGACCTCATCCCCGCCGCCGCAGGTGCCGATTCCACCGGAAAAATAGCTATTCAAGCTTCGGAAAATTGCCATATTCTTTCGCATACTATGGCGTCGGCTACGAAGGCATGCAAAAGAACCCAGGCACCAAAACCATCGAAGGCGATCTCAAAGACCCAGCAATCAAAGCCACACAACTCTCCGACAAATCACCCAAAGGGAActtataagaaaaagaaagataaaaaatagaggaaaagtaaaagaacgaaaaaggaaacagaagaaaaaaaaggaaaagaaagaaaaagaaaatagaggcaaagaaaaagaaaaagaaaaacaaagaactATGAAGTTCtgagaataaaacaaaaaaaagagtctttaaaagagaaagataaaaaaaacggtacttgtaaatattgttgtaatacttgaattatttttaacaatatattttgttgGTTATCATACTACAGCtactatattattttatagtatgtgtaattttttttattttattatcttaaaatgatttttaacttaatcttgtacattttaattatttatttatgttataatattatttgaaggttatttgattgaattatttatttcaatcttTACGaagaattatgattttttttcaacgtTTATaccaaaaagataatattaaatttctaaaatttaagaatctatatttagtatttttctaactactaataaatgttattttataaatatataatttaaattactcattaaaaatttaacatagcATAGTGTAatgtcaaatatttattaaaaattaatacagtgtAGTATCAAACGTTGTacagtattattataatatagttataatgcaatataatataatacaatatacctgcattaaaataatgtaatacagcataatacaatacagtgtgTCAAACACACCCACGTTCACCCAAAAGGTCTCATTCTCGTCTAATGGTGGTCACCTTAATTCATTGCTCACATTTTTCCTAAGCCATGTTTGATGTCAGGAAAAGGATTTGGGACTGAAATTGAAACTTAGCACAGTATTTGTTGGGTGGCAACATTTAAAGCCAGCTTCAAACTTGAAGCTTTTGAAGCATTTCTCTTATGTTGAGTcaataaatagtaaataggaaaaataatgCCAACTGGTGTTAGGATCCCTGATGTTAAGTCaataaataggaaaaataatgCTAACTTATACTGAGTCAATAAATAGGCGAAATGTTTGGGAGATTTTCATCCcacttaatttattatctcTGAATCTTCTGCGTTTTTTAATGTACtagtttccattttttttattaaaaaaaataatgttaggATACAAATTTATACGTGTTATAATCGTCGCAAGATTTTCGTTATTTTCTCGCGTTTTTGGTTATCCGTTTCATATTTCTGCCGCCaatcacaaattttttgttatgtgaacCAAAATTTTCCGTTGCATCGTGCCTTCTTGTAAGTGATTGAATGTAGCGGGTTTCTGACAATCAAATGGGCTTGGATTTTCTAATAAAACCATCAAATTGAGCcttgatattgtaaatttcttttgaacCCACTaaagattttcattttctagggAGCGAGTTAGCTGCTTCCCCCGTGGCAGCGGCATTCATTTTCTAAAGTATTTTAATGCATTTTTCTACCATCTATTTAACAATATATGTCCCTTAAgtctaaaattttgagatgatttttaaaatttgcagTATTAAAGTGTATCATTATGTAAGACACAAAATCTTactctaaataatttattgttgcaTGCTAAATCAAGGGAGGGCGAAGCCTTATTAAGACTCAAAGGAACCACGATGAAGTAGTTTGGAAGCGATACTAGATGTCGTTCTAGTATACTTTCTTGAAACTCAAGAAGGAATGCTCTCACAGGGGAGAATATAATATCTCAATTGAGAATATACTGAATATTattgatgaaatatttttctaaagaaaCAAGGATAACAAACTTATTTATACtagttaaaattatcatattcctaataaaattatgattctttataaaaaaaagaaaagaaatatcacttaaataagaaaatataaagcaatttctaattaaactAGAAAATTATACTCTTACTATGACTATGTTTGTCCTACATCAATCTCCTCCCCTTAGATGAACTCATCCTCAAGTTGATTCAAACATATGGCAATTGTGTAGGACTATGTCCTCGAACAAATCTTGAATATTgaaagttttgaaaatattgtagTTGGCTGGTAGGTCAATGACATAAGCATTGTCATTGATTTTCTGTAAGATGCCAAATGGTCCAATCTTTTTTTGCTTGAGCTTCTTGTATTCTTCAACAGGAAATCTATTCTATCGTATATGAACCATCACTTAATCTCTTATAGCAAAGGATTTGAAGCGCCTGTACTTGTATATGTCTGTCTTGTATTTAGTAACAAATTCTTCTAATTTCTTCTTAACTTTTTCATGAATATTGATTGCTCTGTCTATCATATGATCAGCAAAATTATCATTCCACATAGCTTAAGCAAAAGAACTAAACCCAAGGTATCTAAAAGAGGTCAAATGCAGACAATCTTAAAATGTGACTTCCCACTTGATCGATTGGGCATATTATTATACGTAAACTCTAGTTGATGTAAAATATAATTCCATTGGCAAAGATTTTCTTGAATCAAACTTTGTACAATATTGCCTAATGTGCGATTAACAACTTCAATTTGCCCATCTGTTTGTGGGTGACAAGTACTACTGCACTACAATGATGTATTTAGTCTCCTCCATAAGGTCTTCCAAAAGTAGCTTATGAATTTACTACCCGAATCCAAGGCAATAGCCTTAGGTAATCCATACAAGCTAGCAATCTCTCAGAAGAACAATTGGAAAATATTCCTTGTGTCAGAAGTCTTCTTGCATTGATTTTAGTGTGCCatttaagaaaattgatcAACAATCACGAAGATAGAATATGTTCCTCGTTGAGTTCATGGAAGTCTCAATATGAAATCCATAGACAAATCTTCCCAAGGAGCCTCAAGAATAGGGAGAAGAGTGTATAAACTCGTATTATGTGCATGGCCTTTAGTAGTTTGGCACATGTAACAATGTTTAATAAACTTCTCAACATCTTTTTTAAGATGTGGCCAATATGTTCTCCTAATCCTCTGCAATGTAGCTCTCAAATTATATACTCCCTTAAAGATCCTTAGGAAATGCATAGACAATCTCCAAAGACTAGGAATCCATCATATATCTAATACTTGCTTGAAGCTCTTAAGGTGCAGCTCTTCCATTCTTCTTTGAACTTTTCATCATCTTTATAAAGGTCCTTTAGGTATTTAAAGCTAATAATTTCACTCTTTATCGGGGTAAGAAAACCTGCTCAGTGACTCAAAGCATCAGATACTTTGTTAATTGCCCTAACTTATTCCTACGAGAGAAGGTAAACCTTGAATGTAAACAAGTGATCGAGCATGCGTACGACTTGGCTTTGAAGAATGGTTGAGGAATTTGAGAGCTTCATGATCACTATTTAGAACAAATTCCTTCTGAATTAAATAGGGCTCCTATTGTTGTAAAGTACGAATAATGGCATATAACTCTAGTTCACAAATATACCACTTTTGTCTAGCCTCGCTAAGCTTCTCGGTAAAGAATGATATAAGACATTCTTCCTATAATAGGACAACTCCAATTCCAATCCCAGAAGTATCATAGTCAACTTCAAATAACTACTAAAATCTAGGAGTGCAAGGACTAGTGCATTGTTTAAGCTTtctttcaacttaaaaaagcTATGCCTTGCCTTATCCGACCAAACTAGTTGCCTGTTGCTTTAGGCAATCACTGAGATGAGTAGTAATAGTACTAAAGTCTTTCACGAAACGCCTATAGAATGTTGCAAGCCTATGAAAACTTTGTACTTCTTCGATATTTATAGATGCTGGCCACTTTCGTATAGCCTTCACTTTCTCTTTGTCTACGTTAATGCCTTTCAACATAATATTGCCTATGGATATTAGAGTATTAGTAAAAAAACTGCAGTTTT from Citrus sinensis cultivar Valencia sweet orange chromosome 9, DVS_A1.0, whole genome shotgun sequence carries:
- the LOC102621854 gene encoding protein STRICTOSIDINE SYNTHASE-LIKE 2, with the translated sequence MNSTSLSFIAKSIVIFLFINSSTQGVVQYQIEGAIGPESFAFDALGEGPYTGVSDGRIIKWHHDQRRWLHFALTSPNRDGCEGAYEYDHAAKEHICGRPLGLCFNKTNGDLYIADAYFGLLKVGPEGGLATAVATQSEGIPFRFCNSLDIDQSTGIVYFTDSSSQFQRRNHISVILSGDKTGRLMKYDPATKQVTVLLENLSFPNGVALSEDGNYILLAETTSCRILRYWLKTSKAGTIEIVAQLPGFPDNVKRSPRGGFWVGIHSRRKGISKLVLSFPWIGNVLIKLPIDIVKIHSSLVKLSGNGGMAMRISEQGNVLEILEEIGRKMWRSISEVEEKDGNLWIGSVNMPYAGLYKYSS
- the LOC102620995 gene encoding uncharacterized protein LOC102620995, translating into MALMATTVRTKLRRLIASASNRSNGSISISICRQLSSATEAAEAVGSRGVVGLGVFGLKDYEDYRRSLYGDITHKALLVDAAGTLLVPSQPMAQIYREIGEKYGVAYSEAEILNRYRRAYEQPWGGSRLRYVNDGRPFWQFIVSSSTGCSDSQYFEELYNYYTTEKAWHLCDPEAEKVFKAIRKAGVKLAVVSNFDTRLRPVLRALNCDHWFDAVAVSAEVEAEKPNPTIFLKACDLLGVKPEDAVHVGDDRRNDVWGARDAGCDAWLWGSDVHSFKEVAQRIGVKV